The following coding sequences are from one Acidobacteriota bacterium window:
- the rfbG gene encoding CDP-glucose 4,6-dehydratase, whose amino-acid sequence MREGFWSGKRVLITGHSGFKGSWLSIWLSRLGADVTGYALEPPSQPSLFEEARVSNIMNSVIGDVRNLEELRKQLNSSRPEIVFHLAAQSIVRRSYDAPVLTFTTNVMGTAHVLEAARETPGVRVILVVTSDKVYENRNWLWGYREDDVLGGHDPYSSSKACAELVVSAYRRSFYHQQGAARVATARAGNVIGGGDWAEDRLVPDLARSLKQRDLVRLRNPFSIRPWQHVLDPLHGYLLLAEALYEGHSDLPSEWNFGPDSESHTSVVLLARQFMKHWGIDEVEHDEGEHPAEASTLRLDSSRARNYLGWRPHLNLERTIECVAEWYRSFHSGMPAYDLVSSDIQRFEEECSC is encoded by the coding sequence GTGAGGGAGGGCTTCTGGTCAGGAAAGAGGGTCCTGATCACGGGACACAGCGGTTTCAAAGGTAGCTGGCTCTCGATCTGGCTGTCCCGTCTGGGAGCCGATGTCACCGGTTATGCGCTCGAACCTCCCTCACAGCCGAGCCTGTTCGAGGAAGCCCGGGTGTCGAACATCATGAATTCGGTAATCGGAGATGTTCGAAATCTCGAGGAGCTGAGGAAGCAGCTCAACTCTTCGCGACCCGAGATTGTCTTTCATCTCGCTGCGCAGTCGATCGTTCGTAGGTCTTATGACGCACCTGTTCTGACGTTCACGACGAACGTGATGGGTACCGCTCACGTGTTGGAAGCAGCTCGGGAAACTCCTGGGGTGAGGGTTATTCTCGTGGTCACGAGCGACAAGGTCTACGAGAATCGGAACTGGCTGTGGGGATACCGCGAGGACGATGTCCTGGGTGGGCACGATCCCTATTCCTCCAGTAAGGCATGTGCGGAGTTGGTTGTCTCCGCCTACAGGCGATCGTTTTACCACCAGCAGGGAGCCGCGAGAGTGGCAACAGCGCGTGCCGGCAATGTGATCGGAGGAGGTGACTGGGCGGAGGATCGTCTAGTGCCTGACCTGGCGAGATCGCTGAAACAAAGAGACCTGGTCCGCCTGAGAAATCCATTTTCCATCCGACCGTGGCAACATGTTCTCGATCCTCTGCATGGTTACCTCCTCCTTGCTGAGGCGCTGTATGAAGGGCACTCTGATCTTCCGAGCGAGTGGAATTTCGGACCTGATTCGGAGTCCCATACTTCGGTTGTACTTCTCGCCCGCCAGTTCATGAAACATTGGGGTATCGACGAAGTGGAGCACGACGAGGGAGAGCATCCTGCAGAAGCTTCCACATTACGGCTCGACAGCTCCAGGGCACGGAATTACCTCGGGTGGCGTCCGCACCTGAATTTGGAGCGGACGATCGAATGCGTCGCAGAGTGGTACCGGAGCTTCCACTCGGGAATGCCCGCCTACGATCTGGTGTCGAGCGACATTCAGCGATTCGAGGAAGAGTGTTCATGCTGA